The Syngnathus acus chromosome 3, fSynAcu1.2, whole genome shotgun sequence genome includes a window with the following:
- the LOC119120844 gene encoding uncharacterized protein YMR317W-like isoform X1, whose protein sequence is MLMEVSNGFESGLSQQYPPPLLPKPGKDNVRLQKLKKKRAKRKGSLSQTPVPFRSCLSPVNEASTDLEHSDLSSPPKTPDSVGTVESLWSALPLDSFDQSASTFPLLESSSYKKCDGNLPQTYKRQIKTSGEQVAPLYECSVFLFDEVLPPLNSSTAPRMQWIPSSSPQAAFNPVSLDSLRSDTTDHPITVSESNPKISTHNLTPSSAILNYGSDPTPSQVADLPPVAPVLVSVSNTQKDNFNPNHMERKEHNLLHTSTSWTPRPISNDNLVRHLSQETRCDGPKNSIYTSKARFNEISKSPSNQDLTAMHQSTKEESLAVTHMDKKAPDEIKPQKPPVPTIECGKPKTALCTQSRLSSHSGEIPKNDPLLSITSTDLKSCQNEFAPSISVESLRGKMCAAKIEVQQNMIDNYTKRQNTDHKGSAVRNTCRSTLNLSCTADSCISGENLTPHATMPDSALRQSVPNLKNDHILQRDAAFLPNVPSFFCTAPQTKTAMIYPQDSKSFSQLSSSYRPPIVEARKSLSSLLENRISLTTSKTKAQSTFYGLTPLQYAAHDGIRTLTSYQSLLSHRIELTSFTKTHSENDCVSKPDSPKQLNGHQKRPSLESESVNSVHPLSTPKDSKCRTERTVRDNKDIFEKSHEIKSLHVEIPSFGTSSLEKIRPELPLGLVQKHMCQSTVDVSARKASYSEVPMPTLKAGEVHTQTVTMFPIMAATNMSPCLNKSGKFVDGKLVEQDSTTGTQCTNTQLDNPFDQTGVTNSKGKLGKSINGVGSISINKINNLSHSKPCINTDHKALHSQREQLKQNIKGSTEFISHTVNIHNISPSAMTNTNQIPQNTKTSCQFETEIKKPTFTAIESMLQDEPRRPSACSEHNHTQNKTVGRKMCYLGDTFALNTCTSPVNTLPTNNPVRDIKPPDIPMITTKSPNIFPLESDHQPNIETGMLHKTSDTGVPSSRLQSNVSHEENCNITATKLATDTPGASLKNQNECARNRVYQGKANMKAQIRNSDASSMLTNGIAFTAAELAGDSLPTIPLMAGNDEAKFTDTKNTSNLSNGETQPNVLDSHGKQSNTQFVGLDAFDRTITNMVPPLKSGDLNNLKDRCVLETTKSNKSNIGGKLPVTEVTLTDPVVSGKPLHLTPHVIGNVPSSSLMRRVTLKSPQLRKPESAIIAENIDKRPLFTPLEETIIQNPRKNLLNSNDCVAANIRRNNIEQNQKPKSDEKEQSCVKLSGIPTGVGNTSHKEANFENNIHEEKIQNISHNAVNAKSLVVPRAPSLQEPRLCNTPTQAFHSILRQSRHTPVNNTPSAVPLQNKSISSTTYVPVKPNSHSKSNQTKLNIETKSSPPLHHLSGNPTTHSSKQVELCPSSGTAEQNPSVVNSHNQGRSKGSATKDQHLTEEPVENITPTEPATDSVMKSSIFNAAVIDSPTPASLPQASVSVSTPSPNKGTSPLSQQITGLKDRDILKMKDTSGVAEKRAVEPSMKSVTSIASSTAEKNTVGPGTSHLPTESKATQKPKGFKAKLSGWTRLKKHMVVEPEEPAFPKPLAKSQDESSDKKNTDSDSKERLSADQCENQDLVKNKEVSLSPRALGMWDALLFQMFSTKDRIMQQINSTKKDSEKKKVSNDKQEEVPSFVNRLPLLLYSPRFDARKLKEAAEKPLTKVASVFERGLMKRKTQEDDRKNFNRIARGFEPN, encoded by the coding sequence ATGCTGATGGAAGTGAGCAACGGGTTTGAGTCGGGGCTTTCCCAGCAATATCCACCACCTTTACTCCCGAAACCAGGCAAAGACAATGTGAGGCTTCAAAAACTAAAGAAAAAGAGAGCCAAGAGAAAGGGCAGTCTCTCCCAGACACCTGTCCCATTTCGTTCCTGTTTGTCACCTGTCAATGAAGCCAGTACAGATCTTGAGCACAGTGACCTGTCCAGTCCACCCAAAACACCGGATTCAGTCGGCACTGTGGAATCCTTGTGGTCTGCTCTTCCACTCGACTCCTTTGATCAATCTGCATCTACATTTCCTCTTCTTGAAAGCAGCTCCTACAAGAAATGTGATGGCAATCTGCCACAGACCTACAAAAGACAGATTAAGACTTCTGGAGAGCAGGTGGCACCACTATATGAATGCTccgtatttttatttgatgaagTGCTGCCACCTTTAAATTCGTCCACCGCACCAAGAATGCAGTGGATTCCATCATCCTCACCTCAAGCTGCTTTCAATCCAGTGTCACTGGATTCTCTTAGGTCAGACACGACAGACCATCCTATCACTGTGTCAGAGTCCAATCCTAAAATATCAACTCATAACCTGACACCATCCTCAGCCATCCTAAACTATGGTTCAGACCCAACACCTTCTCAAGTTGCAGACCTGCCTCCTGTTGCTCCTGTGCTGGTATCAgtttcaaacacacaaaaagataaTTTTAATCCCAACCATATGGAAAGAAAAGAGCATAATCTACTCCATACATCAACTTCTTGGACCCCAAGACCTATCAGTAATGATAACTTGGTAAGGCATTTATCCCAAGAGACAAGGTGTGATGGTcctaaaaattcaatttataCATCAAAAGCAAGATTTAATGAGATCTCTAAGTCTCCTTCCAATCAAGACCTGACAGCGATGCACCAAAGCACCAAAGAAGAGTCATTAGCAGTAACACATATGGACAAAAAAGCTCCAGATGAAATAAAACCTCAGAAACCACCTGTGCCCACAATTGAATGTGGAAAACCCAAGACTGCGTTGTGCACACAGTCAAGATTATCCAGTCACTCTGGTGAAATACCTAAAAATGACCCTCTGTTATCTATAACAAGTACAGATTTGAAGTCttgtcaaaatgaatttgCTCCCTCAATTTCCGTTGAGTCTCTTCGTGGCAAAATGTGTGCCGCAAAAATAGAAGTACAGCAGAATATGATTGACAATtacacaaaaaggcaaaatacCGATCATAAAGGGAGCGCTGTCCGAAATACTTGTAGGAGTACCCTGAATTTAAGCTGTACCGCTGACTCTTGCATTTCTGGAGAAAATCTCACACCACATGCTACTATGCCTGACTCTGCTCTTCGACAATCTGTCCCAAACTTGAAAAACGACCACATTTTACAAAGAGATGCTGCATTTTTGCCAAATGTCCCATCATTTTTCTGCACAGCACCACAGACCAAGACAGCAATGATCTACCCACAAGATTCCAAAAGCTTTAGCCAACTGTCATCCTCCTATCGTCCTCCAATTGTTGAGGCACGCAAGTCCTTGTCATCACTCCTGGAGAATCGGATATCATTAACAACCtctaaaacaaaagcacaatcAACATTTTATGGACTTACTCCTCTTCAGTATGCTGCTCATGATGGGATTCGAACTCTAACATCGTATCAAAGCCTTCTATCCCACAGAATTGAGCTGACCTCTTTCACCAAAACACATTCAGAGAATGACTGTGTCTCAAAACCTGATTCACCAAAACAACTCAATGGACATCAAAAGCGACCGTCATTGGAGAGTGAATCTGTAAATTCTGTGCATCCACTTTCAACGCCAAAGGATTCCAAATGCCGAACAGAGCGGACTGTCAGAGATAACAAAGACATATTTGAGAAAAGCCATGAGATCAAAAGTCTACATGTGGAAATACCTTCATTTGGAACATCTAGTTTGGAAAAAATAAGACCTGAGCTTCCTCTTGGCTTGGTACAGAAACACATGTGTCAGTCCACAGTTGATGTATCTGCACGAAAGGCCTCATACTCTGAGGTTCCAATGCCAACCCTTAAAGCAGGTGAGGTGCACACACAGACTGTGACAATGTTTCCTATAATGGCAGCTACAAATATGTCCCCATGCCTAAACAAGAGCGGTAAATTCGTTGATGGCAAGCTGGTGGAGCAAGATTCAACGACAGGAACACAgtgtacaaacacacaactaGACAATCCTTTTGACCAAACCGGTGTCACAAATTCAAAGGGAAAACTTGGCAAAAGTATAAATGGTGTTGGCTCAAtatcaatcaataaaataaataatttatcaCATAGCAAACCATGTATCAATACGGATCACAAAGCTTTGCACAGCCAAAGAGAGCAGcttaaacaaaacataaaaggaAGTACTGAGTTTATCTCGCACACTGTTAACATTCATAACATTTCACCCTCTGCCATGACCAATACTAATCAAATCccccaaaacacaaagacaagcTGCCAATTTGaaactgaaattaaaaagcCAACTTTCACTGCTATAGAATCAATGCTTCAAGATGAGCCTAGAAGACCTTCTGCATGTTCtgaacacaatcacacacagaACAAGACAGTAGGTCGCAAAATGTGTTACCTAGGAGACACTTTTGCTTTGAATACATGCACTAGCCCTGTAAATACGTTGCCAACCAATAACCCCGTGCGTGATATCAAGCCCCCGGACATACCAATGATTACAACCAAATCCCCTAACATATTCCCTTTGGAGAGCGACCACCAACCAAACATAGAAACCGGAATGCTTCACAAAACAAGCGACACTGGCGTTCCATCCTCCAGACTGCAAAGTAACGTTAGCCATGAAGAAAATTGCAACATTACAGCTACCAAGCTCGCAACAGACACACCAGGAGCATCactaaaaaatcaaaatgaatgtgCTAGAAATCGTGTATACCAGGGCAAAGCAAATATGAAAGCCCAAATACGAAATTCTGATGCATCTTCTATGCTAACCAATGGCATTGCTTTTACGGCTGCAGAATTAGCAGGAGACTCACTGCCTACCATACCTTTAATGGCAGGAAATGATGAAGCTAAATTTACTGATACCAAAAACACCTCAAATCTTTCAAATGGAGAAACACAGCCGAATGTGCTTGACAGTCATGGTAAGCAATCCAACACGCAATTTGTAGGATTAGATGCTTTCGACAGGACAATCACAAATATGGTTCCCCCTCTGAAATCAGGAGATCTTAACAACCTAAAAGACAGATGTGTTTTGGAAACTACTAAATCAAACAAATCCAATATTGGTGGAAAGCTTCCCGTCACTGAGGTGACTTTAACAGACCCAGTGGTAAGTGGTAAACCATTACATCTTACACCCCACGTCATAGGTAATGTGCCCTCAAGCTCTTTGATGAGGCGTGTGACTCTAAAAAGTCCTCAGCTAAGAAAACCAGAGTCAGCTATAATAGCTGAAAATATTGACAAAAGACCCCTTTTCACACCACTTGAGGAGACTATAATTCAAAATCCTAGGAAAAATCTTTTGAATTCAAATGACTGTGTTGCTGCAAACATACGAAGGAACAATATAGAACAGAATCAAAAGCCCAAGTCTGATGAAAAAGAGCAAAGTTGTGTGAAATTATCAGGCATTCCAACTGGAGTGGGAAACACGAGTCACAAAGAAgctaattttgaaaataacattcatgaagaaaaaattcaaaacatttcacataATGCTGTAAATGCAAAATCTTTGGTTGTCCCACGAGCCCCCTCATTACAAGAACCAAGATTGTGCAATACACCAACACAGGCATTTCATTCGATTTTACGCCAGTCCCGTCATACTCCTGTCAACAACACCCCCTCCGCAGTACCATTGCAAAATAAGAGCATTTCTAGCACCACTTATGTCCCTGTTAAGCCAAATTCCCATTCAAAAAGCAATCAAACAAAGCTAAACATAGAAACCAAAAGCAGCCCTCCTCTCCATCACTTGTCTGGCAATCCAACCACACATTCATCTAAGCAAGTTGAACTATGCCCTTCTTCTGGCACTGCAGAACAAAACCCTTCTGTTGTAAACTCACACAATCAAGGCCGGTCAAAAGGTTCTGCCACTAAGGACCAGCATTTGACAGAGGAGCCAGTTGAGAACATTACCCCTACAGAGCCAGCAACAGATTCTGTCATGAAATCATCCATATTTAACGCTGCTGTGATTGATTCTCCCACTCCTgcctctctgcctcaggccTCAGTGTCAGTCTCAACTCCATCCCCAAACAAAGGAACGTCACCGCTATCTCAGCAAATCACTGGACTCAAAGACAGGGATATTTTGAAGATGAAGGATACATCAGGTGTGGCAGAGAAAAGAGCAGTCGAACCCTCCATGAAGTCAGTGACATCAATTGCATCTTCAACTGCTGAGAAAAACACAGTTGGACCAGGAACATCTCACTTACCTACGGAGTCAAAGGCAACCCAGAAGCCAAAAGGCTTTAAGGCTAAACTCAGTGGATGGACACGGCTCAAGAAGCACATGGTGGTTGAACCAGAGGAACCAGCTTTTCCAAAGCCACTGGCCAAATCTCAGGATGAGTCCAGtgacaagaaaa